TCTGGTCGGGACGGCCTTGGTGGGTTTCGGCGGTCGGGTCGGACGCGGCGGGCGGGTGGGTCGGACGCGCTGGGGCACTTCGCGCACCGGACGCACCCTGCCGAGCCTCGGGCCCAAAACTCTCCCGGGCGCGCGGGGAGTGACGACGGGCGGAAGCCGCGAGGGGTCGGGAGGAGCGAGCGTCACCCCTACCGGGACCCAACCCAGGTTGTTCGTGTCGTCCGTCTCCCAGATGTGGTCATCGGGGTCCACCTCGTTCACGAGGAAGTACGTGCCCAGGGGAACCTGCGGGCCGTTCGGCGGGTCGAGCAGAATGTCCTGACCCGGAAGATGACGCTCGTAGATGTCGGCCCAACCCACGGAGATTCCCTGACGGCCTTCGTGGCTTTCGCAGAGGTTGTGCTGGAGCTGTTGCGGAGGATTCTTGAAACCGAGGCTTTTCAGGACGACGTTGTCGAGGAGGCAAAACGAGGCTTTCCCGCCCGTCGCGACCACGTTCCCCGTGATCGGGTCCCCCTCGACGACCCGGTACCCGACGAAGTCGTCGAAGTGCCAGTGCCGGTGCTCGGGGTGGAACTCGAAAAACCCGGCGGCCCGCGCGCACTCGGAACCGTCGCGCCGACGGATCACCTGGAAGCCCAGCGTGAAGATCCCGGCGTCCGTGGATACGGTCATTCCTTCCATGATGAGCGGACCGTCTCCGATGTTTCCGATCGACGTGGTGAACTGGATGACCCGGCGGCCGCCCTTGAAAATCGTGCGCACGTCCCGCGGGGTGTCCACGGGGATGAGGTCGGGGAGAAGGAGGTCCGGGTCGTCCGGGTCGCACTCCGGAAGAGTGGGATGGGGGGGCAAGGGGCCCTGGGTCTCCGGGTGGTCCGCAAAGGACGGCGAAACGAGAACGAGCGAGAACACCAAGAGAACGACCCAACGAGAAATCCGCATGACGACCCTCCGGTAAACCCCCCGGGACTCGGGCTCTACTTTCGCACCCGGGCCGGGCGTTTTTCAACCCGTTTTTGCTTTCGCAAAGGGCCGAGGGCTCTCCCCGGAAAAGCCGCGACGCCTCGATTGCCGGACGAAAAGGAGACCCACGCCGAGGCAAGAAGCCACGTTCCCCAGCGCCATGATGGCAAACACCGTTCTCGCGCTCGCGCCGAAACTCGCCGTCGCGAGTGCGGCGGCAGCGGTCACCGAGACGACGCGCAGCACGATCACGACGAGCGGAGGAACGGCTCTTCCGGTCCCCTGGAAGGCAAAGGAAAAAACCATGGCCGCGGCACCGAACGGGTAGGTCGGAGCGATGGTGCGGAGATAGAGCTCTCCCACGCGCAAAACCTCGGCGTCGTCCGTGAACATCCGGAGCCAGAGTTCCGGGCGGACGACGACCAGCAACGCGAGGGCACCCCAGGCGAGCCCGAGCAGGAGAGCGCCGCCGCGCGTGTAAGCCTCGATCCGGTCGTGCCGCCTCGCGCCCGCGGCGAAACCCACCAGCGTGAGCACCGCCACCCCGGTCCCGTAGGAAACCGTCAGCACCAGGAAGTCGAGCCGGCTACCGAGGCCGAAGGCAGCCAGGTGGGCATCTCCCATGCGCGCCACGATCGCGGTGAGCACGATGAGACCCACGTAGACGGCGAGCGTCCCTACCGAAGAGGGGATTCCTACCCGCAGGATGTCCTGGACGGGGTACCAGCGAAATCTTCGTGGACGGATCCCGCTGCGGATCACGGGCGAGCGGCCGAAGAGGTAAGGAAGGCGCAAAAACCCCCCGAGAGCCTGGCCGACGAGCGTTCCCAGGGCGGCGCCGACGATACCGAAGCCGAGCGGGAACATGAAAACAGGCACGAGCAGGATCTGCAGGACGAGCGACACGGTCGAGGCGACGGCAGGAACACGCACGTTCCCCGCCCCGCGCAGGATGCTGTCGCAGGTCGAGACGAAGAACGTGACGAGAAGACCCGCGTAAAGAACGCGCGCGAACGCCACGGCCAAATCCAGAACCTGCCCCTTTCCGCCCATGGCGGCGAAGACGGGGCGAGCTCCCAGGAAGAGAAGGCCCGATGCGAGACTTCCCACGCCGAGCGTGAGGGAAAAGGCGTGAGCCGCGACTTCCCGGGCCATCTCTTCGTCCGCGGCACCGAGAGCCCGAGCCACGGCCGACGAGATCCCCGAACCGATGCCGCCCGCCATGAGCGTCGTGAGAATCAGCGTGACCGGGAAGACCAGGGAGACCGCGGCGATGGCTTCGGGACCCAGGACGCTCACGAAATAGGTGTGCAGAATGTTCGAGAGGGCGGCCACGCCCATGACGGCCGTGGTCGGGCCGCTCAGGCGCAGAAGACCACGCCAGACCGAAAGCTCGAGCAGCTCCCCCGCGGCGCCGCCCGGCGTGCGCGGCCGCTCGCCGACGAGAACGGCCTCGTCCACCGGCCTATCCCTGGAGACCTCGCTCGCCTCGCTCGAGAAGAGCCACGGTCTCCACGTGCTCGGTCTGGGGCAGCATGTCGAAGGGCTCGACACGGGCGAGTCGGAAACCCCGGTCGACGAACCACCGCAGGTCGCGGGCGAGCGTCGTGGGCTCGCAGGACACGTAGACCAGACGTGCCGGGCACGCCCGCAACACCGCTTCCCGGGCCCGCTCGTCCATGCCCGCGCGGGGCGGGTTGACCGCCACGACGTCGAAGCCGGGGTACGTCCCAAGGAGCTCCTCGACACGGAGTGCGGCTTGGCCGCAGAAAAACCGCACGTTGTGAAAGCCGTTCCGGCGGGCGTTCGCCTTCGCGTCCGCCACGGCAACGGGAGACTCCTCGACCGCGAGGACGAGCTTCGCGCGCTCGGCGAGATGGAGGGCGATCGCGCCGACCCCGCTGTAGAGGTCGAGCACGACGTCTCCGGGACCCGGGCATGCGAGCTCGACGACGCGGCGGTAGATCCTTCTGGCCACCGGAATGTTCGCCTGGAGAAACGCCCCCGGGTGCGCCACGAGCTTGAGGTGCCCCACCTTTTCGAGAAGCCCCGGCTCGCCGCCGCGCGGAACGGAACGCTCGCCCCAGATCACGTTGCCCGGTGTCGGGTTCAGGTTCTCGACCACGCTCGCGAGTCCTCGGACCTTCTCGAGGAGCTTCCGCGCTGCGTCGCGCACGCCCGGAAGAGGTGCGCGTGTCACCAGCACGAGCTGGGCTTTTTTCTGCCACCGGCTCACGCGCACGACGACGAACCGGAGAAGCCCCTCCCCCGTTCGCTCGTCGTAGACGGGCCACTTCCTGCGCTCCACTTCGAGCCGCAAGGCGTCGAGCACGCGCCCGACGAGCGGGTGATGGACCGCGCAGGCGCTCGCCTCTTCCACCCGG
The sequence above is a segment of the Candidatus Binatia bacterium genome. Coding sequences within it:
- a CDS encoding hypothetical protein (possible pseudo, internal stop codon), which gives rise to MGTPYGEQLEKKRSSLVAALAAHGLGGLVEVPEVKGSPEVFGYRTQAKLVVRRMRGRLVFGLYRPGSHRVEEASACAVHHPLVGRVLDALRLEVERRKWPVYDERTGEGLLRFVVVRVSRWQKKAQLVLVTRAPLPGVRDAARKLLEKVRGLASVVENLNPTPGNVIWGERSVPRGGEPGLLEKVGHLKLVAHPGAFLQANIPVARRIYRRVVELACPGPGDVVLDLYSGVGAIALHLAERAKLVLAVEESPVAVADAKANARRNGFHNVRFFCGQAALRVEELLGTYPGFDVVAVNPPRAGMDERAREAVLRACPARLVYVSCEPTTLARDLRWFVDRGFRLARVEPFDMLPQTEHVETVALLERGERGLQG
- a CDS encoding MATE family efflux transporter; amino-acid sequence: MDEAVLVGERPRTPGGAAGELLELSVWRGLLRLSGPTTAVMGVAALSNILHTYFVSVLGPEAIAAVSLVFPVTLILTTLMAGGIGSGISSAVARALGAADEEMAREVAAHAFSLTLGVGSLASGLLFLGARPVFAAMGGKGQVLDLAVAFARVLYAGLLVTFFVSTCDSILRGAGNVRVPAVASTVSLVLQILLVPVFMFPLGFGIVGAALGTLVGQALGGFLRLPYLFGRSPVIRSGIRPRRFRWYPVQDILRVGIPSSVGTLAVYVGLIVLTAIVARMGDAHLAAFGLGSRLDFLVLTVSYGTGVAVLTLVGFAAGARRHDRIEAYTRGGALLLGLAWGALALLVVVRPELWLRMFTDDAEVLRVGELYLRTIAPTYPFGAAAMVFSFAFQGTGRAVPPLVVIVLRVVSVTAAAALATASFGASARTVFAIMALGNVASCLGVGLLFVRQSRRRGFSGESPRPFAKAKTG